ATTCTTGCGAGACAGGGGGTTAGTGTTATCTTATGGGGGGAGAAGGTGGTCAGCATTTTGTAAAACAGGGAATTCGGCAGTTGAGTTGTGATCTTGCATCGCTGCAGGATCTGGTTTCGTGTTGATTagggaggggaggggaggggaggggagggtTATATGAGATCGGGTTAAGGTCTCGGTGACAAAAGGTCCATCATAGCGTAGAGCTGCtattgttgatgagaggagtagtgagagtgagagtgagagagtgGGATTTACAAGGTCATTCCCACTTTCTCAACGGTTGCAGGGGTAGACGGGCCGCTGTTTCAATGCTCGTCCCACCCAGAGCATCAAGTTGAGGTGGACCTCTCTAGGTATTCAGTAAACCAGAACCTCAAAATCTTCGATGAAAAGAAGGTTGGATCAGAACAACATTTGTATCCCTCTTCAGAGTCAGATTTTTCAGTCTAAAACATTTACATGAATAAGCAGGTCAGCCACCGTTGGTACCTGCATCACAATAACCCTAACCGAGGTGTACACGATAAGctgtttttgctttttcccACAAGCCATGGTCTGATTCCTCATTCAGCCTTTTGCCGGTTTGCGTACCCGTTTGGATATGAGAGAAAGCTGTGACATATCCGGGCGGGACCGCGCACAAAGACTTTGAACTGTCATAAATTATCTTCGGGGTTCTAACAATGAATATTGATACCGGACCGGTTGGAAGTTGTGATAACTCACTTTGCCAAGGGCACTGAAGAACGATGGGTCTCGAGTCTGTCTCGAGAGAAGCAATatcatgttgaagaattgAGCTATAATATTAACGAAAACGTAAGTACCTATGTTTAACAATCTCCGGAGGGTTGAGAGAAAGACTCGTGTGTAAGCTGCATCTCGTTCCTGAATCTTCCCCGTGTAAGTGGAGATAACTCGGAGACAGCTCAAGACCTGCATACGGATACGCAGAACCTCAATGCCTCGCATGCACACTCTCCAGATACCGACTTTaaacaagaaacaagcaCGGTATCTCAAAAACCAAGACCCATTCAACGACAAGTGTGTCAATGCTTAGTCCCCAGAACAAGGGTCCCGTAGGGAATTTGCTAAAAAAGCAATATCGCCAACTGTCACTCTTTTCCAAATTGCGGATCCTATTTGTGGTCTGACGAAATGTCaactgatgatgagaatttATCATCAAGAGGGCTCTTCCGCAGACCAGACATCGTTAGTAGAGAGTCTAGAAGAGCAAGCCACCCGGAGGCTTTTCGTCTTGTCTTTTTTAAAAGCGTCCCGATCGGTTCCGGAAtttgatgttggttgttaTTTACCGTGAGGGCACGGATGTTAAAGATTGTCGTTGCTTTGACGGTCTAGACGATGTCTCATTGTATCTTCCGCAATCTATAATGCTCTTGTGCTGCTCGGATGTTCTCTCATCATCCGCAGCCACGGGGTTCATCACGACAAGATCATTGGTAAAGCACTAAAGAGGAAACAAGAGTGAAACCACGGGAAAACATATCAATCAGTGATAAGATCAGCGAAACTCACCTtcaagagaaaaagaaactgCATTGTCGGCAGGCATGTATTAGTATCCTCTGAGTAAGCTTCTCGGTTGGAAATGGCCTACATCCTCCACAACCACTTCTTCCCAACGGTATATAGACACAGTGGGTATAATGCGCCATGAAATAATCCTTGCCGCACTTGAGCCCCTGGTTAACACACCGGTACTCACGTGAGATACACCAAGAATAGACGTCGACGATTATGCTGTGCAACAGTGATTGCAGGCCTCAATGTGCAAACCACAGTGTagagtacatacatacgcGGCTTTCTTTCACCGGTGAGACGACAAACGCCTCGACAAACGGCTCTCGGACAATGAGACCACTAATATTGAATAACCTTCTCTATGGCTTTTCTTCAACCATCAAAAGCCACATGTAATACTTAACGGCGAGAAAGAGACAAGGGTCTTCTACGAGAACGCCTTTCTCCCCACGAGCGGGTCTGGAGGGGGGGGACTCCGGGTTCCTGAGAGCCAGGGGGTATTATCAGACGCGCTAGAATGAGAACCGCATGAAGAGCGAGAATAAGCAAAAGTAGAAAGGGACGTCTCTAAAAAGTTTGCCTCTAGTTTTACTTTTTTATTATGCGACTTTGTTAGTAGAGTTGAGTCGTCACTTTGTGTCGAACGATTTCTCACTTGGGATCCCCCGGCTTGTTCGTTAGAAGAATACAACATTTGCGAAAAAGAACAGAGATGGATATCAGATTTTCTGTTGTATTGCAGTAGTGGTGGAGTAAACCTTGCCGTCCAGTCTTTTCTACATCCTAGCTCCTTGTTCGAAAGATATAAGTTCCTCTGCATGTCCCATCAACATGGAAGAAGGGCTGTTATTCTGCACGGTCATCTTCTCATCTAGTGACTGCTCAGTTTCAATAAAAGCCTCTTTTTATCCTTCTAATATCTTTGAGTCGAGATACAATGGCGCCTCTTGCTCATGACCCTTCGGGCTATCTCATGGAGCCGCCAGAGGGACAAACGAGAACTCTTGTTAACCCGCCGAGCAGTGGGAGCGGAGTTATTCCTTGTGGTGTTACGACGACGATCATTGCTTCGATTATTGTTATCTTGAGGGTCTTTACGAGGAGATATGTGGTTAAGAGTGTGTTGGGCGCTGATGACTGTATGTTCTGTTCAACATTTACTCTCGGGAGCAGAACTAACTGAGTTGTTAGACTTGTGCATAGCTAGTCTCTGtttctctttcatctttcTCGGTATCTCATTAACACGTATGTATTATACTCACCCACGATGTCGCAGTAACTAACAGTGTTAgttctcaaccttggtgcTGGAAACCACATGTGGGATATCCCAGTAGCCGAATACGTTCCCAAGTTCTGGCAGACCAGCATCGGAGCCACACTCACATACGCTGCCAGCATCAGTCTCGCCAAACTCTCTGTCCTCAGCTTCTATCTTCGAATCTCTCCTGATAGATTCGTCCGTCGAGCCGTCCATGTCTTGATGGCTCTCGTCTGCTCATACACTTTCGTCTACGTCTGCCTCGTCGTGTTCCGATGCCAGCCTGTATCCGCAGGATGGGACCTCACCATCGAAGGAAAGTGTATTGGCATGGATGTTCTAGTTATCTTCCTGGTCATCTGCAGTGTCGTCATCGATACTTTCGTTCTTTTGCTTCCGATCCGCATCgtccagcctcttcagatTCCAACTCGCCAAAAGATCTCACTTGCTGTTCTCTTTGCCACTGGAGGCGTCATCATTGTCGTCACAATCAGGAGGGCTACCATCACTCTTCCCATCTTGGAGGCACCCGACTATACCTGGGCTCTTCCACGACAGCTTATCTTGAGTTTCATCGAGGTCAACACTAGCCTCGTCTGTGTTTCTATCCCAGCTCTCAAACCATTCTGTGTTCGATATATCCCCTTCCTCATCCACCCTCGCTTTCACTCGCAGGAGAAGAACTCAAAGAAGTCCAACTCGCACagtcaagagaagagaaagagtcaTACCCTCGACAACGATTCATACGAGATGCCTCATAGACGAGACTTCAGTGGCGAGAaccctcaagaagatgaaacACGTCTTTGTCCCGCGATACCAGAGAACAATGCCGCTCTGGAGTCAGACGGTGCAATAGACACCGAGAGCGTTGATAGCTCAGCCGATCAAGTACCCCCAGTAGCCGCCAAGCCAAAAACCTGCTCTAGCCAGTTTCTCTAACAAGCGCAGCCAGAGCGCTAATGGCATTCAAGTCACCCGGTAAACAGTCATTACCTACGGACCCAAAGATTAATAGAAGGTTACTGCCCTAGCCAAGTGAAGGATTTCCTATCTTATAAGCGCCGCGCCGCTCAATAGAGCATGTTAACACTCCAAGGATGGTATGGTGTCGGCTGAGTCCGATCAGAGAGACGTTCATGGAGGTAATAAACACTTTTCAATAGTGTCGAGAACAGGAGGCGCCGGCTGGTTCGAGCCCGAAAGAGTAGGCTGTTGGCATCGGCCAAGCATGCGGATGCCAATGCGGTACATAAGCATAGAATCGAGACCTTAACGGAAGAATCATTTAGAGGAATTTAGGATCAGTCAAAGATAGCGAGTTACAATTCAACCTTTCAATAACAATAACACGTGTTCAGCAGCGTTAGATTGTTTGTGTATGTCTTAACtgacaaggctgttggttgtgttgTGCATTGACATACCAACGTGTTTTCGTACACCCTCTATTGGATGGTGCCTAAGACTTTCTTATTGTCGCCACTCCCTTGTTGAGCTGATGGCAGCTGTGTTTGCCTTGATTGCCATAGTAATACCTCTGTTCAGGACCAACAGCCTCGGTATGTCTaagacagcagcagcagcttgatcaGGCAACGGACGAACTACGGAAGACTCGGATAGTGGCCAGTACCTAAAGTCTTCATGTGAAATTCATGTGAGTTTGCAGAGATTTCGAGTCCCGTTGTGGGTTCCCTTGAGAAGAGTGACAAACAGTTGCTTGCTCTCGGATGAGTTACATATCATCATACGGTAGTAGATCACAGATATTGCGCGGAAGCAAATACTTTCATTATTTCCCGGTAGCTCTTGAGCTGTAAGAACGTCGATAGAAATCACATAAACAAAAACGCCCATGCCCATCTTTGACCCAAACCCATTACAATAGCCCAATACGCCGTCATTAGTCGTGTCATAAAGCGTATTCTATAAAGCCCCAACTCAAAAACCCGTCTTTCAAACCCGCTCATAAACCCAAGCTAAAACTTGGgaattctcttcttcgtctttgatgatttACCGTTGAGCAGAAAGTACACAGgcaagaacaacaaagatcCCATTACACACAGCCAAGTACTGTAGAGCTGCCAAATAGTCCACAAAAAGGGACCAAGACCAGGGCACAGGAATTGAATACAGTCATTCACTGGATaaagatcttcttgactgGCGATGTAGTAGCGCGGGTTTTGTCGACGCGGCTCGCTATCCTCTGGtccttcgtcttctgatGATGACTCTGGTGAGAGTTGTGTAAGCTGTAGAACAGACACAAGCTTCACAGGTGCTTTGTACAGAGGGATGAACCAGAGCGCGAATGTCTGACGGATGGAGACGTATAGAAGACCGCTTTTCTGgtcaaaggctgagaaaaGTTAGCAATTGCAATTGACAGCTGAACGAGAAGCAACTCACCTGCTGAATCGACCTTGAGGTCAATGTGTGGACTTAGAGTACGATACCATCTATAGATGGCCAGTATCAACTGGATGGACTCAAGGCCTCCTGCCAAAGGGATCTGTCCTTTCGAAATAGAAGGAACACGGCAGTATGGGTGTGAAAATGAGGCGTTGGGGAGAAAGTATTCTCTCAGTGTCGATTCTTGGACATCAGGGCTGCCCTGAGTGAGGGACTTGATAACGCCGCCAATTTCCTTGACTGTACTTGGTGAGCATATTACAGTCTGCAATCTCAAAACCAAGCTTGCTTACCTGGATGCTCCATTTTTGTAGTTATCGTTCAATTGATCAAATTCAGGAACGTGAGTAGCTTGAAGAGTGGATGATAATGTGGACGAGCTTCAAGTTAATTGCGCTAAGATGCCTTTATGAGAGAAAAGcaattgaattgaattgaattgacAAGACCCGGAGTAAACAAAACAGCGGGAAGAGCTTGGAATGAAGTGATTTATTTCTTGTTTCAGccattgtctgtctgtgGGTTCACTATCACATCACTAACTGCACTATCCCGCCCTGAACCGAACTGACCTTGAAATCATTGACTCGTCATTGTTCAAGGTCCTCTAAATTAGCATGTGAAATGTTGACGTCATGCTTCGCTTTCACATGAAAGACAACCTCGAGATATTTATGAGAATACgaacctcaacctcaattgTCATTCATCAATTGTAATTATATTCTTCAATTATAATGGCGTCTGACACTGGCCTCGTCAATCCCCTTTTCcatccttttctcttcttcttccagatcttccaATGGCTCACGGACAAACTCCTCTCGCCCAAGCCACCGAGTGAAAACGCGAGGATTGGGCGCAATAGACCTAAGATTGCGGTGATTGGAGCTGGAATCACGGGCGTTACGAGTGCAGCTCACTGTATTGGGcatggctttgatgttgtgatTTTCGAGGCTGGGTCCAAGGATAATGTTGGTGGTATTTGGAGTGTAAGTTTCACTACGCTATGATTTTATAATTACCTTGAAGCTAATAAAATTCAGAGAGTCAATGAGACATCTGGGCTTCAGATCCATTCGCTAATGTATCGATTCCATCCTTCTGTTCAGTGGAATCGTGGATATCCCGACCGTCAGCAAATTCTCAGCCAGGTCCGACAGCTCTGGGAACGCTATGGCCTCAAAGAGAGAACACGCTTCAACACAAAAATTGATCGCGTTTACCAAGATGAACAGGGACGATGGATTGTGAACGATCCTTCCCTCGGACGCTTTGGCGGTGTCATTGCTGCGGTCGGAACTTGTGGCGCAccaaagatgccaaagatcCCTGGCATGGATAACTTCAAAGGTCCTATTTACCACTCTAGCGAACTCACTGGGTATGTCGCTCGGCCTACCGACTCACTGTGTAGCCCGCTGACTTGTTATTAGAAAAGATGTAAAGGGTAAGAAGCTGGCCATCATTGGTGGAGGTGCCTCTGCTGATGAAGCGCTTGAGTTTGCCTTTACAGAGGATGCTGCCAAAGCGACTATTCTATCACGCTCAGACAAGTGGATCATTCCTCGCAACATGGTCGTCGATACACTTttgagcttcaacatctttggcCAAGAGACTGTTTTATCGTTTATCCCAGAGTTTTTCCTGCGCAAGTTCTTTTAcagagatcttgaggacATTGCACCTGATAAGAGCCATGGTTTGTTCATGGAGACACCTATGGTTAACTCTGATGTTATGGATAAGCTGCGCGAAGGTAGAGCTGAATGGGTTCGCTGCGATATCGACGAGTTTGTCGAGAGCGGAATTCGAGTAAATCGACGTGCTAAGGGTGTGCCGCAAGGTGGGCCTGGTCATGAGGAAGTCATCGACGCTGATATTGTCGTTATGGCTACTGGTTTCAAGAGgccttctctctctttcctCCCCAAGGATTGCTTCGAGGA
This region of Fusarium verticillioides 7600 chromosome 3, whole genome shotgun sequence genomic DNA includes:
- a CDS encoding hypothetical protein (At least one base has a quality score < 10); the encoded protein is MWLRVCWALMTVCSVQHLLSGAELTELLDLCIASLCFSFIFLGISLTLLNLGAGNHMWDIPVAEYVPKFWQTSIGATLTYAASISLAKLSVLSFYLRISPDRFVRRAVHVLMALVCSYTFVYVCLVVFRCQPVSAGWDLTIEGKCIGMDVLVIFLVICSVVIDTFVLLLPIRIVQPLQIPTRQKISLAVLFATGGVIIVVTIRRATITLPILEAPDYTWALPRQLILSFIEVNTSLVCVSIPALKPFCVRYIPFLIHPRFHSQEKNSKKSNSHSQEKRKSHTLDNDSYEMPHRRDFSGENPQEDETRLCPAIPENNAALESDGAIDTESVDSSADQVPPVAAKPKTCSSQFL
- a CDS encoding hypothetical protein (At least one base has a quality score < 10) — encoded protein: MASDTGLVNPLFHPFLFFFQIFQWLTDKLLSPKPPSENARIGRNRPKIAVIGAGITGVTSAAHCIGHGFDVVIFEAGSKDNVGGIWSRVNETSGLQIHSLMYRFHPSVQWNRGYPDRQQILSQVRQLWERYGLKERTRFNTKIDRVYQDEQGRWIVNDPSLGRFGGVIAAVGTCGAPKMPKIPGMDNFKGPIYHSSELTGKDVKGKKLAIIGGGASADEALEFAFTEDAAKATILSRSDKWIIPRNMVVDTLLSFNIFGQETVLSFIPEFFLRKFFYRDLEDIAPDKSHGLFMETPMVNSDVMDKLREGRAEWVRCDIDEFVESGIRVNRRAKGVPQGGPGHEEVIDADIVVMATGFKRPSLSFLPKDCFEEPYPPPNWYLQTFPPTHPSVSAINCTYVNAIGTVGNWHIGIYTRILLMFLMDPFSRPSPFWMQRWIDMTKTLKLTSPTGAFDFFTYLELIWWFFFCVVINPFRWKWAIFVFFGVGFGLPKLIVGQEERITNGNGYHATDEGTSF
- a CDS encoding hypothetical protein (At least one base has a quality score < 10), with amino-acid sequence MAPLAHDPSGYLMEPPEGQTRTLVNPPSSGSGVIPCGVTTTIIASIIVILRVFTRRYVVKSVLGADDYLCIASLCFSFIFLGISLTLLNLGAGNHMWDIPVAEYVPKFWQTSIGATLTYAASISLAKLSVLSFYLRISPDRFVRRAVHVLMALVCSYTFVYVCLVVFRCQPVSAGWDLTIEGKCIGMDVLVIFLVICSVVIDTFVLLLPIRIVQPLQIPTRQKISLAVLFATGGVIIVVTIRRATITLPILEAPDYTWALPRQLILSFIEVNTSLVCVSIPALKPFCVRYIPFLIHPRFHSQEKNSKKSNSHSQEKRKSHTLDNDSYEMPHRRDFSGENPQEDETRLCPAIPENNAALESDGAIDTESVDSSADQVPPVAAKPKTCSSQFL